A genomic region of Pseudoxanthomonas suwonensis contains the following coding sequences:
- the purU gene encoding formyltetrahydrofolate deformylase has product MRHDHVLALSCPDRTGIVYRVSGLLFGQGCNILDAQQYGDEESGRFFLRVHFEVPEPGVLPVVHERFGHLADEFDMDWQIHDARRRARLLVLVSRQGHCLNDLLFRAHSGQLRVDIAAVASNHADFAALSASYGVPFHHLPVDAANRAEQEQAILGLVERERIDLVVLARYMQILSPRLCEALAGRAINIHHSFLPSFKGAQPYHQAHARGVKIIGATAHYVTPDLDEGPIIEQDVARVDHAMTPRDLVRTGSDIESQVLARAVRRHVEHRILLNGHKTVVFR; this is encoded by the coding sequence ATGCGCCACGACCACGTCCTCGCCCTCTCCTGCCCCGACCGCACCGGGATCGTCTACCGCGTCAGCGGCCTGCTGTTCGGCCAGGGCTGCAACATCCTCGACGCCCAGCAGTACGGCGACGAGGAGAGCGGCCGCTTCTTCCTGCGCGTGCATTTCGAGGTGCCCGAGCCCGGCGTGCTGCCCGTCGTGCACGAACGCTTCGGCCACCTGGCCGACGAGTTCGACATGGACTGGCAGATCCACGACGCGCGCCGGCGCGCGCGCCTGCTGGTGCTGGTCAGCCGGCAGGGCCACTGCCTCAACGACCTGCTGTTTCGCGCGCACAGCGGCCAGCTGCGGGTGGACATCGCCGCGGTCGCCTCCAACCACGCCGACTTCGCGGCGCTGTCGGCGTCCTACGGGGTGCCGTTCCACCACCTGCCGGTGGACGCGGCCAACCGCGCGGAGCAGGAGCAGGCGATCCTCGGCCTGGTCGAGCGCGAGCGCATCGACCTGGTGGTGCTGGCGCGCTACATGCAGATCCTCTCGCCGCGGCTGTGCGAGGCGCTGGCCGGGCGCGCGATCAACATCCACCACAGCTTCCTGCCCAGCTTCAAGGGCGCCCAGCCGTACCACCAGGCGCACGCGCGCGGGGTCAAGATCATCGGCGCCACCGCGCACTACGTGACGCCCGACCTGGACGAGGGCCCGATCATCGAGCAGGACGTGGCCCGCGTGGACCACGCCATGACTCCGCGCGACCTGGTCCGCACCGGCAGCGACATCGAATCGCAGGTGCTGGCGCGGGCGGTGCGCCGCCACGTCGAGCACCGGATCCTGCTCAACGGCCACAAGACCGTCGTATTCCGCTGA
- a CDS encoding NAD-dependent protein deacetylase: protein MDALVQTADAAVHEPAAVLRDFIDRHPRLFVLTGAGCSTSSGIPDYRDADGGWKRAQPVTFQAFTGEAGTRRRYWARSLAGWPRFAAAQPNPAHRALAALEADGRLEALVTQNVDGLHQRAGSRAVIDLHGRLDRVVCLDCAAAMPRDAFQHELLTRNPGWERHVAAAAPDGDADLDGVDFAAFRVPGCARCGGMLKPDVVFYGESVPRARVEAAATHLRRSDAMLVVGSSLMVYSGFRFARMAAEAGIPLAAVNLGRTRADDLLALKVRADCAQALAQLAGGATVGRLR, encoded by the coding sequence ATGGATGCCCTTGTCCAAACCGCCGACGCTGCCGTGCATGAGCCGGCCGCGGTGCTGCGCGACTTCATCGACCGCCACCCTCGCCTGTTCGTGCTGACCGGCGCCGGCTGCAGCACCTCGTCCGGCATCCCCGACTACCGCGACGCCGACGGTGGCTGGAAGCGCGCGCAGCCGGTGACCTTCCAGGCGTTCACCGGCGAGGCGGGCACCCGCCGCCGCTACTGGGCGCGCAGCCTGGCCGGCTGGCCGCGCTTCGCCGCCGCGCAACCGAACCCGGCGCACCGCGCGCTGGCGGCACTGGAAGCGGACGGCCGCCTCGAGGCACTGGTGACCCAGAACGTCGACGGCCTGCACCAGCGTGCCGGCAGCCGCGCGGTGATCGACCTGCACGGCCGGCTGGACCGGGTGGTCTGCCTGGATTGCGCGGCGGCCATGCCGCGCGACGCGTTCCAGCACGAACTGCTGACGCGCAATCCCGGCTGGGAGCGGCATGTGGCCGCGGCAGCACCCGACGGCGACGCCGACCTGGACGGCGTGGACTTCGCCGCGTTCCGGGTGCCCGGCTGCGCCCGCTGCGGCGGCATGCTCAAGCCGGACGTGGTGTTCTACGGCGAGAGCGTGCCGCGCGCGCGGGTCGAGGCCGCCGCCACCCACCTGCGCCGCAGCGACGCGATGCTGGTGGTCGGTTCTTCGTTGATGGTGTATTCGGGATTCCGCTTCGCGCGGATGGCGGCGGAGGCGGGGATTCCGCTGGCGGCGGTCAACCTCGGCCGCACCCGCGCCGACGATCTGCTCGCGCTGAAGGTCCGTGCCGATTGCGCGCAGGCACTGGCGCAGCTGGCCGGCGGCGCCACGGTGGGCCGGCTTCGGTAA